ATTTTTTCCTGTAGAATTTTGTGAATTACCGGTTTAATGAAGCACCCAGCAGCTTCCAGTATTTTGCAGAGACAATGCAAAGCGGCCAAACAAAGATCTTCATTGCCGCAATCTgtgtttaaatgtttattatCAAGCTGATTGTTGGAATGAACTTTAACCAGCTTAGTGTCCGCGTTTTGTTGCTTCTGCAGTTTTCTCTTGGCTTTGGCGGAAAGTTTTTGTCTGTAAAGAATGAAATATGATACAGTTAAGCATTTTGATCTTTTATTAACCTAGAACTTTACTCACCCGCTAGCGTTCACCTGCAGCGTAACTTCGGCTTCGTATGGTGATATATCCTGTATGATATGATCCAGAACGGTGTCGCTAATTTCCTCGATGCAGCTGGAATTTTTGTTCGTTTCACACCACAACCCCATACTTTCGTAAATCTTCGCCCGAAGTGTGACAAATGATTTCTTCCTTCCTTTGACATCTACAGTTTGTGTCGCTTTGAGACACTGGATGAACATTTCCGTTATCAGGTTTCCAAACGGTAGCATATTGGACTTCAACACCAGTACCAAAGCATCTAACACTTTCAGTAGCTGTTCCTGAATCTGCGGCAAGAACGTCCCAAGAGCAATATTATCCTGTATGGAATTTTTTGCCATAGTCTGACAACTAACTGCATTGCCTCGAAGAACTACATTAAGTATCTTCATTGGCCTGAAAGGTTTCGCCACTGGGTACGGTTCGAGAATTGCTTTTTCCATGTAACAAATAACGTTTAACAGTCGAGTTACTACGCGCAGCGCACCGGTCACTGGATCATCACTCACCAAGAGTTTCGGAAGCTTAAGACATTCTAAATTTTCTTCCACGTCAAACGATTCCGGTACGTGGGCAAATACTTTCCCCAGTAAATCGTGAATTGTGTCAATTAGCTTATTCTGATATTCTTCCCATGTCTTTTTATGTAAACTTCCGTGTTGACCTCCACCCCGTATTTGTTGTAACAGGAGCAAACAGATTCCGGTACTCTCTACCACAAGAGGATCTTCCGAATCCACCAAAGAAAACAGACAATCCTCAATGCGGTTTTTGGATGGACCAGAAGGTCCCGGATAATGACGCATAACAGTTTCTAGAAAGTCTAACGTTGCAACATTGATCGAGGTATCGATAGAGACAGTCACGTTGTCCATGAGTTTGGGGATATTACTAATCATTAGTTTGTTCAAGTCGGATGATTCCAAAGACTTGAGTAAGAGTTGTACTGAAAGTAAAGATGAGCGTGAGTGACAATCGTATTGGTACTTTAGCGCTTTAGCGTACTTAGAACGTTGTAAGCCAAAGGAATACTTGCGACGTGTCCTTTTTGATTGCAGATTTTGGTACAAACATTGATGTAATACTGCATTTTTTCCTCCAACGTATCCAAAGGACACTGCGACAGAAAGTGGCACAGGGCAATTAGTCCTCGGTCGCGTGTTTCAGCATTGCCAAGAAGTGccccaatttttgtgaaatatgaTGCAAGCTCGTGTTGCGGCTGGAAGCATATGTTTAACAATTATCACATTCGAATTAGGTATTATCTTGCTTTGAAGCGTGTGTATAGTACTAAGATAAATAAAGTGCATCAGAAAgacggtgggtaatgtcagagacataactggatgacgtgaatacgaataaaactgcatGCTTCTCCACACATCGGAGAATTTCTATCTTCGtttattataaaaaagtaactctgaaaatttgcaaaaaaaacgcataaccacacatttgcataaaaaagacttaagTGTAGATTTCTCACATGTTGGCGTATCCATAAGATACATGTATAAAAATgtaatgtatgtatgtgacacaTATTGAAATGTCAGAATATTATAATAGAGATTATATTTTCATAACGAtctcgtgattttttttttcttttttgctttttttagaTGCATCATATTTCTGGGCACATTTCTGCAAAACTTAATTACAAGTAGCGACACCTgcaaatgaaaaattgagcCAAGAAAAAAAGCATACTTCCAAAAATTGTCATGTCGGCATTTGTGATTTGCCGagattttttcgtttattcaataatgcaaaTAGATATCCTTATCCTTAtatccttatattacattttggtggggaaagggttccaatcagctttttacagccctgtccaaaatgtattgccctccccgttaatttgtatcaggccgaattagcgcatgcgcgccatataaacgcctctttcaatatgaggaaattacattgttacccagcagtttctattatttcttcatgttggttttcttacctttgttcatagtttgtattctgttttaccttaattccagtgttctattcagctgtgattcgtgtcttttgttgtcatttttcactccgtacttttgctggcatgttatgttgcttccttaaatgtaaaagttagttgtatgcaatggtgtttatattcttaccagtattcctttctaattctttcagcattttcgtatttcttgttcctcatccagtcatccgtttccaaaaaaaaaaaattattgtttcattgatttttgtagagcagctcatcatggtttgacggataagaactgaggacatgcgtttttatttaaatgataataacacttgggtttaatagtattgctacagcatgttcacatttcgttatcttcggttgattcttgacagtatattaccatccgctcaggcacttttgaacatctggtacactgactcgcaatcgaaatgtgtcacaaccaatttgatacaacacacccgagggaacggtataatgtatgttgtacacacaaaaacacatacatacacacaggcacatacgcatacacacatgcatacatacctacatgtattccacaagcaagcatgacaacattgagttactatttctattctaatagattctaactaaaatttgtgtgccaatagtcatctcattagtagagtcaccatgttattttaccgattactcgactttcaataaatttattgagataaaatcgaatacaaaatctttgcctcgTCTGTAAGAAGCAATGGAACATAAAAGTAGTTTAGAAatgattcaatactgctgttttaacgaacaaaaaaaaatgctccagatttcatgttattcttgaaattaatctatcaaacagagataacagatctcactctaactaatggttttcgtacatgaaatgactaatggatttgagatgaatgggggtaccgttacccaatttctatctcttctattggtcgatcgttagtcctgagctgaaacggtggcctttattaccgttcttgcatgcactcactcttacatttcattcacacatcctctcacccatcaggtcccaaacgatacatcctcacaatataaactggatgaacatcgtttgacagctatcagtggtttgctcattggttcggtcattattattttattatattctacaatattctatttcattccacagtattccatggtacacaaaccaccaataaacgtcaaagatggattcgatttaccgttcatttattgtcatcgtgtgaaacccaatgggatacgtttactctacttaattttcacttcacactggtaataagggccggtagtatgaaaataaaacataaaaaagagctcagttaagccctaccggcctctccaaccccggatgttggagcgtaatgcaatcaacatcttattcaagtcgttccatatattattcatttaattcaattatgaaactaaaaactgtaacgcatatctttatcaaattgtaacgctaattgattatatgtgatgatgtttgcaataccgtcaagcccaccaaccaaagggagggatttattcaataatgcaaaTAGATATCAGTAATAAAAGTCAACTCTGAGGggaagaaaattgatttcagtgactactactactttttctacgattcaaaatggaaaatattcGGAAATGTGTAAGCTTGGATTCGGTTAGCTTTTTTCTAcggttgaacattttttttaaacaaaaaacagtgtaatgttgatattTCAAGTCACGCGTTGATTTCGATAACgtccaataagccacctgtcaacttgcactttcgaaataaattgaaggcgagctatgaaaaatagagtaataaatttaacaccagacgaaagagaaaatttttctgtgcCGTTTACTAtcatgacttactctcagcgagttcGAAATTACtcatcaaagtgaatgttgatggatggcttattggccgttatcaaaaaaaaaaaaaaacgcgtgaagtAATGGAGCGTTTCGCATTTGAAAACTTACCTATTATAAATGCTCCATTCTAAACAAACTTGAATTTTCGTACAATGAATTAAGATCGACATtatcacctcagagtaaaaactttttcttccatTCCTGCtataatttttcaagtgaattagCCCGTTTTTACGAAAAATCGTTACAAAGATAATCTCCAAACGAGCAGCGCCTCTGCATTTCATTCCAACGTCAATGTGGCGATTGGGAATCTAACGCAAAACTAATTTTACCATCGCAACTTTCTTAGGATGACGATTGCATTTTACACGGCCTCTTATGGGGAACTCATATAATTCGTgtaatcatttttgattttataagaTGATATGTAGACAAATATCGAGATCCGGAATGTGTTTCGGTTCGGTTGAGGTTATTTTGAACGCTAGAGCAATAAATTAATAGGCAGCGAAACACTATTCTTCATCTTAATATCGCATATTTGGTCTTGTACTAATTTCCTGTGTTGACTTTTTTGGACGATCCACGAAAATTGGCTCCCGTGAGAACTCACCTCTTTCCATAATGTTTGATGTTCGTCTATAGCGTCCAGTATTTTTCGTATGTTGCCATCTTTTACATTAACCATACCACTGAATATTTTCGAAACGCCTTCCATTTTAACTTACAATCCTTTATATTTCGTTTAATGTAAATGTTACAATAATCATTGGATTATTTTAGAGCACGTGCAGAAACGAACTGATCTTTGTAAATAAATGGCactctagagatgggcaattcgctcctgagctgttccagtgaatcgaatcattgaagtgagctgacagctcacagctcttttcaaaggaaccgcagctcaccagctcactcatttgctacccagttcactgcattatgacgcagggaacacgctacgagctgatcggatcttcggctctttaagagattcaatttagtcgacatcaattaaagataaattatttcgcatggcattcattgcatcattgcaaatcaatgattcaatttcgatcatgcatttgaaaaaaaaccggtgcataagaaaacggcgcacaaaatgaaccttaagttcaaaataaaagagctgatgagctgatacatcgaatcgattcactttggtgagctgatcggttcggagctgttcaccaaaatgagctattTTGCACGCCTCTACAGGCACTCATGAACGATGTTCAACACGAGTACTGTCAGCCGGTTTGATTACATTCCGTTAATTGACGGTTCAATGTGACACGCCGTCAGTAAGTGAAACTGTCAATTGATTTGATGATTGTTTTTGTGCGTGTGTAGCGAAATTTTTGAACTTCTTTTCAGATAGATACAAAAGCATCCACAGTTTTGTTGGTTTACTGCAGAGTATTCTTAAATGTAGCTACGATTTCTCTGCATCAATTAGTGCTTTAATGAAGAAACTCTCAGGCTGCATaagttgtgattttacattagcAAACGAATTTTGTTGGGTGTGAATAATACTTTGTTGATACCTACATTGAAGCCAGACTGTAAGAgtgaactaaacaactaaagcaGCTGCCAGCAGCGACGATAGAGCGGACCATCGGACTGCTAGGATCAATGGATGGTCATATTAATCTCGACCATACTACATCAAACACGCCGTCTGCAACGGGTGTTGGCTTGAATGCCCCTGTTGGGGATGAAGCAGACTCGGTTGATAAACGATCCACCAAGAAAAGGCGCTGGCAAACAACGCCTGCCGAAGATGCAGGCAACCATTCGTCATATGGGgtaatatttgtattttctagTTTAAAAAGTTATCGGATCTGATGGTTGTCATTTTCCTTTTCTTTTAGACCACGGACTCCGTTCCACAGGTAACGATCCGGGATCCCAGCAGGCGATCGGGCCAAACCGCCAACAGACAAGTACGATCTTCCGGCGGTGATGATAGATCACGTCAGCAGGAGGAAGAAGAGGAAGGTCTCAAGTACGGTGCCCAGCACGTGATTAAACTGTTTGTTCCGGTAACTCTCTGCATGATAGTGGTAGTGGCTACCATCAGCTCGATCAACTTTTACTCAACCAAAGATGTATATCTGGTTTACACACCGTTCCACGAGTTGTCGGACGATACGGGCACTAAGATTTGGAACGCTCTCGCCAATTCGTTGATTCTAATGACTGTGATCGTAATCATGACAATACTGTTGATTGTGTTGTACAAACGTCGCTGCTATAAAGTGATTCACGGCTGGCTGATCCTATCCTCGTTGATGCTGCTGTTCTTGTTTAGCTATCTTTACTTAgagtgagttttttttatagatTGTCGTTCCGTTACCTTGTTCATTGTggtttttatttctattttgtTTTCTACAGGGAAGTACTAAGGGCGTATAACATTCCTTTCGATTACCCGACTGCTCTGCTGCTCATGTGGAACTTTGGCGTCGTCGGCATGATCTCAATCCACTGGCAAGGTCCACTTCGGTTACAGCAGGGGTATCTCATCTTCATCGCCGCCCTCATGGCTCTGGTTTTCATCAAATATCTGCCTGAATGGACCACCTGGTCGGTGCTGGCTGTAATCTCAATTTGGGGTAAACTAATGAGGCTTGAAATGGTtagttttattgttatttgGTATTGTTTTAATTTCAGATTTGATAGCTGTGTTAACGCCGAAGGGTCCTCTTCGAATTTTGGTTGAAACAGCTCATGAACGTAATGAGCAGATTTTTCCTGCATTGATATATTCTTGTAAGAATAACGCTAAATTGGACATATTTTTTATTGGTAAATCTTATTTGCGCTTTGTTTTAAGCAGCAACAATCATGTACTCATATATGGGGACACATTCGGATCCAAGCGAGGAAGCTTTGACGCGCTCTGGGGGATTAAGCGGAGAACGTAGCATCGGTACTACCAGTTATGGATCGACGGAATCCCCTGTGCATAGTCTAGCGCAACAGCAGAGGCATCAACAAATTGTCGGAAATGTGGAAGGTAGGTCCATAACAGGTtggcagtgaaaaaaaaatactttcggagcttcttgtttcgaactcCAACAAACGCAGCAGGCAAAACTTAAGactgtctgtctggacactgagaagaagttttccgctttgtgtggagcggagcaaatTTATCCGCAGTGTATATCTGAAACCTCCAGTTTCGCTCTAGCAGACTTGAGCTGTCGTACCAATTCGTCAAATGTCACGAAGTAAATCCGCATCAGTGTGTCATCCTTCATTCGCGCCATTTGCTTGCGTAACAGGGTCTGATTTGTCACAGATTTCTTCGCAGAAGTGTCTTCCAACGCCTTCTACATTGCTCATGTACTTTCTTTGTCCCAGGCGCTGCTGTCGGGTGAAGCAATATGTCAATATGCTAATAATATGTTAGATCTTGAGGTCATCTGCGTTCCATCGAGATTGTTCACCTGCCTAATTCCAGTTGATGGAAAAAAAAGTCATCGAAAACGTAATCCTCGCGGATTAAAGCTCGTTATAACAATACAGAAAATTAATTTATTCATCATACATAATCGATACCTTTAgatcaacaattttttgttcCTAACTTTATGCAATAACTTTATCCCGTAGATCAATCCGGAGGCTTCACCCAAGAGTGGGCTTCGTCTTCGCAGCAGCGGGTGGCTCGTCGTCAAATCGAAGTGCAGGCCAACGTCGCTAGTAATCCAAACCGTCCCGAGTATCGAACCGTAACGGCCGATTCGAATCGCACCAATAACTCCGAAAGCCGTGGCAACGGTGGTGATTCACAGCAAGTTCCATTATACGAACAGGCGGAAGAGCGTAagcgtgtttttgtttttgataaataCTTTAAACATGAGCATTAAcggaaacattgttttttttcaggGGGCATAAAGCTCGGGTTAGGCGATTTCATATTTTATTCCGTGCTGGTAGGAAAAGCGTCTAGCTATGGAGATTGGAACACGACAATAGCATGCTTCGTAGCGATCCTTGTGGTTAGTTTTCaccttgttatttttttttattcttagcAGCCTTCTAACAAAATCGTTCTCCTTTTTTCATCTGCAGGGACTATGTCTGACGTTGCTTTTGCTAGCGATCTTCCGAAAAGCTCTGCCAGCGTTACCGATCTCAATCTTTTTTGGACTTATTTTCTGCTTCGTGACGAGCGTGATTGTTAAGCCCTTCACCGAAGCTCTCGCGTCGGAACAGGTCTTCATCTAGTGGTCCCTTTTGGACGGCAGCctgatttatttgttttgagaaaaaaagtTTGCTAGCAGTACGAAATCAAGTAAAACTAATACTTAACTTATTATCAAACACTAATTCCGGTTAACTGTCCAAGCTAAATGTAAAGCGATGAGACAGAAATGAATAACTATAACTTTAAAAAATAGCCTAAGCATTATTAGCTAATGACTATTGTAATCTATTGAGAATTCATTCCTTTTAAACCTATTTAATTAAGATAACAGTTTTTTTGTACAAGTGCTCATTGAAATCCATTTGAATAAATTGTATAAAAACCTCTTCTAAACACGAAGTGAATTTTTAATCGTCTCAATCTGATCGGGATGGCAGGCTCTGTTAATCGCATTCGTGGCTTGCACATTTTCCTGTTCATCGTCACTGAACCGGTTCAAATGGGGATCATAGCGCGAATTGTTTCTTTTCATGAGATGGAAAAACTCATGGTTTTCAAGCTTTTTCACCGAACCTATAAAGTTTCGATTGTTCGAAAGCAATTGTTCCAGTTCGTTTTCGGAAAGATAGTTGGAAACATAtgttcgctgctgctgctgctgcggaCAGTGTCGTTTGTTGCGCGATTGCCGTTGTAAAAGGTACTGCAGTGTGTTCTGAAGATCGGACGAACTCGGCGAATCGATTGTTGTTAACTGTGATGATGATACAACCATTATTTACTGTACCTGTGGGTTTGAAGTATATCCAAAAAGTAAGGGCCGTTTGCTTATAATTCGAAATCAATAAACAATAACACATTCGAACTGGGAGAGCTCTTTCATTGCTTTGTCATTTACCTATCAGCGCGTACAGTAAATAATGTCCACGGTTATCGCACTTACGCCTGCTGAATTTCATCTAGAGTTATGGCTAGTTTATGGAGAGAATGCTTTGGAAAGTAAATACTTATGGCTCCGTATGCAAACCGATGAATTCGTTTTACTGGAAGACCAAAAATTGTGATCTGATCGTCCGTCCAGTACGTCCATAAATTAGGCATCACTCTAGACGAATTTCAGCCCATGTAGCCAAATTCACAGGTGAAACCAAACAGCACCAAAAATTTCAATTACCTCATTCGGATTTAGAACATGTCGACGGCATTCCGCGGACAATCGATTCGAATAGTCCTGTACGACGAGCCGAGTTAAACACTCGGAAATATGCTCGTCTGTGTCGTCTTCCTGAAATTGTTCCTTTCGCTATCGTTTTGTTTTCTTCTAATCATAGTTTTTTTCTCGTACATACCAAAGGTACCCAGGTATTGAAATTAACTGAGCACTCCAAGGTTTCCACGAAATGCCACCATTTCGGAGGAACTACCAATACCATACCGGGTTCCAGAATAACATGATATGCATCATTTTCTACACCTGATCAAAAATAAGCTTTAATTAGTATTAAAATACGCTCAATTGCTTCCGGAAACTCACCAATCACAGTCGAATACGATGCAGGACTGTAAAAATTCTCCGTACAGTATACGCTAGAC
This genomic window from Malaya genurostris strain Urasoe2022 chromosome 1, Malgen_1.1, whole genome shotgun sequence contains:
- the LOC131432474 gene encoding proline-, glutamic acid- and leucine-rich protein 1 isoform X2, with protein sequence MQYYINVCTKICNQKGHVASIPLAYNVLIQLLLKSLESSDLNKLMISNIPKLMDNVTVSIDTSINVATLDFLETVMRHYPGPSGPSKNRIEDCLFSLVDSEDPLVVESTGICLLLLQQIRGGGQHGSLHKKTWEEYQNKLIDTIHDLLGKVFAHVPESFDVEENLECLKLPKLLVSDDPVTGALRVVTRLLNVICYMEKAILEPYPVAKPFRPMKILNVVLRGNAVSCQTMAKNSIQDNIALGTFLPQIQEQLLKVLDALVLVLKSNMLPFGNLITEMFIQCLKATQTVDVKGRKKSFVTLRAKIYESMGLWCETNKNSSCIEEISDTVLDHIIQDISPYEAEVTLQVNASGQKLSAKAKRKLQKQQNADTKLVKVHSNNQLDNKHLNTDCGNEDLCLAALHCLCKILEAAGCFIKPVIHKILQEKIVSLCFSVFSQLNTGTRQNLYCEPGCRAALLTALNALTINPHHLCPPPLQYGVAIFNLAEVHDPSEDVRSKASELARTTETLLHPRKEVFYFPIEENAIKDMMVAKAKHPLSSRTSNKERSHEDSAPIRFEQFTEPQIDLRSDKQQVSKENEPIAQVQEVTIEEEKPPVVVYNLDDTEHEVNFNMGEVHKSANDKTIESQAIHVDSQDDDDDDDDVEIVSTKDNNANKCVETPKQNQSLVTKCIELSDDDVQMLDESAPTASSADKADSSTNSHRRKSDTEQLSEDADTSSKRFKGITNEEDVDLKVNDLVAEFVDELNDKIE
- the LOC131432474 gene encoding proline-, glutamic acid- and leucine-rich protein 1 isoform X1 encodes the protein MEGVSKIFSGMVNVKDGNIRKILDAIDEHQTLWKEPQHELASYFTKIGALLGNAETRDRGLIALCHFLSQCPLDTLEEKMQYYINVCTKICNQKGHVASIPLAYNVLIQLLLKSLESSDLNKLMISNIPKLMDNVTVSIDTSINVATLDFLETVMRHYPGPSGPSKNRIEDCLFSLVDSEDPLVVESTGICLLLLQQIRGGGQHGSLHKKTWEEYQNKLIDTIHDLLGKVFAHVPESFDVEENLECLKLPKLLVSDDPVTGALRVVTRLLNVICYMEKAILEPYPVAKPFRPMKILNVVLRGNAVSCQTMAKNSIQDNIALGTFLPQIQEQLLKVLDALVLVLKSNMLPFGNLITEMFIQCLKATQTVDVKGRKKSFVTLRAKIYESMGLWCETNKNSSCIEEISDTVLDHIIQDISPYEAEVTLQVNASGQKLSAKAKRKLQKQQNADTKLVKVHSNNQLDNKHLNTDCGNEDLCLAALHCLCKILEAAGCFIKPVIHKILQEKIVSLCFSVFSQLNTGTRQNLYCEPGCRAALLTALNALTINPHHLCPPPLQYGVAIFNLAEVHDPSEDVRSKASELARTTETLLHPRKEVFYFPIEENAIKDMMVAKAKHPLSSRTSNKERSHEDSAPIRFEQFTEPQIDLRSDKQQVSKENEPIAQVQEVTIEEEKPPVVVYNLDDTEHEVNFNMGEVHKSANDKTIESQAIHVDSQDDDDDDDDVEIVSTKDNNANKCVETPKQNQSLVTKCIELSDDDVQMLDESAPTASSADKADSSTNSHRRKSDTEQLSEDADTSSKRFKGITNEEDVDLKVNDLVAEFVDELNDKIE
- the LOC131432495 gene encoding presenilin-2 isoform X1 produces the protein MDGHINLDHTTSNTPSATGVGLNAPVGDEADSVDKRSTKKRRWQTTPAEDAGNHSSYGTTDSVPQVTIRDPSRRSGQTANRQVRSSGGDDRSRQQEEEEEGLKYGAQHVIKLFVPVTLCMIVVVATISSINFYSTKDVYLVYTPFHELSDDTGTKIWNALANSLILMTVIVIMTILLIVLYKRRCYKVIHGWLILSSLMLLFLFSYLYLEEVLRAYNIPFDYPTALLLMWNFGVVGMISIHWQGPLRLQQGYLIFIAALMALVFIKYLPEWTTWSVLAVISIWDLIAVLTPKGPLRILVETAHERNEQIFPALIYSSATIMYSYMGTHSDPSEEALTRSGGLSGERSIGTTSYGSTESPVHSLAQQQRHQQIVGNVEDQSGGFTQEWASSSQQRVARRQIEVQANVASNPNRPEYRTVTADSNRTNNSESRGNGGDSQQVPLYEQAEERGIKLGLGDFIFYSVLVGKASSYGDWNTTIACFVAILVGLCLTLLLLAIFRKALPALPISIFFGLIFCFVTSVIVKPFTEALASEQVFI
- the LOC131432495 gene encoding presenilin-2 isoform X2, which produces MDGHINLDHTTSNTPSATGVGLNAPVGDEADSVDKRSTKKRRWQTTPAEDAGNHSSYGTTDSVPQVTIRDPSRRSGQTANRQVRSSGGDDRSRQQEEEEEGLKYGAQHVIKLFVPVTLCMIVVVATISSINFYSTKDVYLVYTPFHELSDDTGTKIWNALANSLILMTVIVIMTILLIVLYKRRCYKVIHGWLILSSLMLLFLFSYLYLEEVLRAYNIPFDYPTALLLMWNFGVVGMISIHWQGPLRLQQGYLIFIAALMALVFIKYLPEWTTWSVLAVISIWDLIAVLTPKGPLRILVETAHERNEQIFPALIYSSTIMYSYMGTHSDPSEEALTRSGGLSGERSIGTTSYGSTESPVHSLAQQQRHQQIVGNVEDQSGGFTQEWASSSQQRVARRQIEVQANVASNPNRPEYRTVTADSNRTNNSESRGNGGDSQQVPLYEQAEERGIKLGLGDFIFYSVLVGKASSYGDWNTTIACFVAILVGLCLTLLLLAIFRKALPALPISIFFGLIFCFVTSVIVKPFTEALASEQVFI
- the LOC131432504 gene encoding LOW QUALITY PROTEIN: HSPB1-associated protein 1 (The sequence of the model RefSeq protein was modified relative to this genomic sequence to represent the inferred CDS: inserted 2 bases in 1 codon); its protein translation is METTAIKDVILNTRQPVVFRNLEIPWNCLQQSLSDWLNRLDESKPVNDEFIFDGGTLRNGCRPQWERTRKKVAMTMGNFYRDATSKGGYFKDSWASYSYRCIQELPIECRKGVDYGPFGFSGIDENVSFWIGSEGANTXHDTYGCNIVVQTHGRKSWLLFPPEAKLQRSRVPYEESSVYCTENFYSPASYSTVIGVENDAYHVILEPGMVLVVPPKWWHFVETLECSVNFNTWVPLEDDTDEHISECLTRLVVQDYSNRLSAECRRHVLNPNELTTIDSPSSSDLQNTLQYLLQRQSRNKRHCPQQQQQRTYVSNYLSENELEQLLSNNRNFIGSVKKLENHEFFHLMKRNNSRYDPHLNRFSDDEQENVQATNAINRACHPDQIETIKNSLRV